The following proteins are co-located in the Primulina tabacum isolate GXHZ01 chromosome 11, ASM2559414v2, whole genome shotgun sequence genome:
- the LOC142519863 gene encoding aminotransferase ALD1, chloroplastic-like, whose product MFKASSISSMPCKTFFQPKSSIETDQDNEKVNFYRTKVVRNPKLERLQYNYLFPEISARQLQHIKKYPNARVISLGIGDTTEPLPDVVASSMANYAHNLSTPAGYRGYGAEQGSKELRKAIAATFYKKLGIKDKEVFVSDGAQCDISRLQLLFGSNMSIAVQDPIFPAYIDSSVIIGQTGDVDTESGRYQNIKYMKCSPQNGFFPTLSETERTDVIFFCSPNNKTGHAATREQLEQLVRFAQDNGSIIVYDSAYAVYVTDGRPRSIYEISGAEKVAIEISSFSKIAGFTGVRLGWTVVPDELLYLNGFPVINDFNRIVCTCFNGASRIAQ is encoded by the exons TCGAAACAGATCAAGATAATGAGAAAG TTAACTTTTATCGTACTAAAGTTGTTCGTAATCCAAAGTTGGAGAGGCTTCAATACAACTATTTGTTTCCTGAG ATTTCTGCACGCCAACTTCAGCACATAAAGAAGTATCCAAATGCAAGAGTTATCAGCCTTGGTATCGGTGACACCACGGAGCCATTACCAGATGTCGTAGCTTCAAGCATGGCTAAT TATGCACACAACCTTTCGACACCTGCAGGTTATAGAGGGTATGGAGCTGAACAAGGTAGCAAG GAACTTAGAAAAGCCATAGCAGCAACATTTTACAAGAAATTGGGTATAAAGGACAAAGAAGTCTTTGTATCAGACGGCGCACAATGTGATATATCTCGCCTGCAG CTGCTCTTTGGATCCAACATGTCCATAGCGGTTCAAGATCCGATTTTTCCG GCTTACATAGACTCAAGTGTCATAATTGGACAGACAGGTGATGTGGATACTGAATCAGGGAGGTACCAGAATATCAAGTACATGAAATGTAGCCCTCAGAATGGTTTCTTCCCCACCCTATCAGAAACTGAACGAACGGATGTCATATTCTTCTGCTCTCCCAACAACAAAACCGGTCATGCGGCTACTCGGGAGCAACTAGAACAACTAGTGCGATTCGCGCAGGATAATGGATCAATTATTGTATATGACTCAGCTTACGCTGTTTATGTCACTGATGGAAGACCTCGATCCATATACGAAATCTCTGGTGCCGAAAAG gTTGCTATCGAAATCTCATCGTTTTCCAAGATAGCCGGATTCACAGGCGTTCGTCTCGGTTGGACAGTGGTGCCTGACGAGCTCTTGTACTTGAATGGTTTTCCCGTCATAAACGATTTTAATCGTATCGTATGCACTTGCTTCAATGGTGCCTCCAGGATAGCTCAGTAA